The region TTGTTAATTAAATGCAGATTATCTTAATGGATTAGCTTGCATTCTGGATAACACCAATCTATTGATCTATTGCTCGTTGGTAAGACTGACCATAATAAACGGTTCTTAAAAATGTACTCTATAAATTGATGCTAGATTCTGGGCAGCTGTACCATGTGATATTTTACATGTACTCTCGTCTTGTCATAAAAAGGTCCAGTTGTCTGATTTTATAGGAGACTTTTGGCTTTGATATACTGGGTCTCAAGGGATACTATGATGCAATTTCCTGTTTGTTTTCTGCATGTTGGTTGCGCATGAATGATTTTGCAGACATGTTTACCAAAATGCAATTCATTCAAGGAGTGGAATACAGCACTTGCATGATGAGCATGTTTTTATCTGTATTatacaaaagaaaaccaaactaataataatgttgttaaaAACACTAACTTTAAATGTATAATAGATACTAAGGAAAAAAACATGCTTACCATAGGTGCATCTGAATCAGTGACAGTTTGAgaactgcattttcatttttttttttttttttgttatccattaatagaaatgacaaaaataataatcatgttgTTTACCCTACTATAAATTATGCATGAAATGGTTAGATTTTTCTCTTCCACTTGACAGCCTTTTAAATTTGCATGTCAGCAGAAACCGTAATGGATGTCATTTAGCAATACTCTGTGGTCAAAAATTCAGACATCTATAACCTGTACTTACACTCATTTAGTACGATAGCTCTCCCCGTAAAAGATTAAAACAACCAACACTTCATCACAACAATGCATTTTTAGAAAAACAGTATATGCTCAAATCTTCCCCTGAAGTCTATTCAAGCTCCAAGAGAGTGTCTCACCGTGCTGTGATCTCCTCTGCCCCATCCATTTTTCAAGCCGAGGTGAAGTGCTGTATAGACGGTGGCTTGGCAGTTGGCATTATAGAGCGATGCAAAAGGCCGTCCGGTCAGATGTCTGTGACACCTCTGCTCCAAACCCAGCTCAGACAGTGAATGTGGAGGTGTGCCTCTGAAAAAACACTCTTGACACTGGAGGAACCCTGGATCAAGCTCTGTGAGGGTACTTGCCCGGACTACACCACCGTTAAACAGCACTGCAGAGATGAACACAGCGAGTCTGGGCAGAGCAAACAGCATGGCCGAACCCTCAGTACAACGAAGCAGAGACTGCAGCTAACAGTGCTGAACTAGCGGCTACACAAAACAAGCTCCTgctacactctctctctctcttcagctaTGCAGAATGAGCCTGGGCACAATTTCACCTTCTCCATCCCTCCCCCTTTCAGTCCCTCACTCTCTTTCATCCATCCCTCCCTTTCTAAATCACACTTTCTGACTACACCTCGTCCTAGTATTGCTATAATGCACACAAACCAGTACACACACCTCTTACACGCCTTAATGATTACCAGTGTGTCAGCATTCCCCGGCATCAACACTACAGCATGCCGTTTTTGCAGCTAAAGTCATTTTTATGGCCAAAAGAACATTTTGGCATCatctacataaaaaaaaggtCCAGTCATGAACTTGGAATTCCTCAAATCAGAGGTGGTGCATCAAaaaacaggtgttggtgttttgACTCAAACACTACTCAACAAAGTACAGATAGACACACAggagaacattttaaatatttaataaaaaggacattaaaaatacattaaacacgaatgattttgaaaagtgttttgcTTGCAGTTTCTTTTGGCACctgtggaaagaaagaaagagactttAATTGCATTAATTTCATATCTTTTATTATAGACATAAATACTCCTGGTGATAAACTGTTAGAGGAATTGTCATGTCTAGTTCATGTttagctggtgtgtgtgtgtttgtgttttataatcCCACAGCAACTTGCCTGGACTAGTGTTGATGTGCTCCTGGGTAAACTGGGTGTGGCTCTCTCAATCTCAGggtgtttttctctctttgttcTGCTCACTCACTCTCTTCCCCCTGTTCTTATTGTCTAAATCCTGTCGCGCAACTATACAGTTATGGCACACTTACAGGTAATACATTGCAGCTCAGCAGTCTTTAAAGAATAAGCCTATCCAATATCTACGATGAGTCAGAAGTTTTTTTGTAACCCAATCTGTTATAAACCCAAACGCCGACAAAACGCAGATCTAATTTTCTTAATGACGAATCACAAAATCCTTTTCACTTGGTCAATCTCCAATTTCCCACACAGGATAAATGGAGTACCTACCTATCTGGAAGAGTCTGAATGATCTAATAATATGTTTAAGTAAGGTGTGCAGAACAGGTTCACAAAACAGGGCTCAACTATAACAAATATTTTGGGTTGTCCTGCCAACACTTTCACCAGCCCCACCACAAATAAAATTATCAATTCATATATTagccatgtatttttatatttgctagaaagaaaatagtatttttattaaatggtaAGTTTTCTTTAAGCTATTTTTATCTTTTCAAAAGGAAACTAATATTATAACTCCATAAAGAAAGGAATAAAGCAAAGCATCTGTAGTTTTCAAGGCATTCTTATTAAAACTTCAAAACTACAAAAGTCATCTTTGCCCTTTAACAAAGCTATATACTACTATATACTACTGTTCAACCGTTtaagattgttttatttaaaataacaataataataatacatttattgagcaaggatgtattttacattattataaaatatttctatttcaaatacattttcttttgtaCTTGTCTATTCAAATCTATAATAatgtccacaaaaatatcaaccagcacaattgttttcaacattggcaacaattaaaaaataaaaaataaatattgagcaccaaatcagcctattagaaagatttttgaaggatcatgtgacacttaggACTGAGTTATAaatgtgaaaattcagctttgacatcacagaaataaataacattttataatacattaaaacaaaagcgttattttaatatttctgtttaccTTGGTGagtgcaagatttttttttacttttgaatagtagtgtatgttAGCCATCTAGATAACATTATTTCGCCACTTTTATTGTTGACCCCTAGAAAAGcctctgtgtgaatgaattttgaatgAATTGCCTTTATTGGTCTATTACCTTCACTCATTGGGTATGTCAATAACCAGCTCTGCCTCATCCCCCTctcccctctcctcctctccgCGGTCACTCTCTCCTTCACTATCCCCCTCCTCCTCGGCTGCATCCTCACTCAGCATCTGCTGTGGTACCCAGCTGAACGGCCCACTCGCACCCCCAGCTGCACCACTGCCTGCAGGGTAACTGGACGTGAGTGGGCCAACCACCTGAATACGAGGGACAAGCAGAAAAATGTCTGTTAGACTACATTTCAGAAACACATGTAACTAAAATGTATGAAGAGAAGTGTGTTACTGTAACCGTACGATTACTACAAGACATGACAAACAGTGTAGCAATAAAGGCCGCATGAATCTAGGCCATTGTGTTTCCATAGTCAacctctctgtccctctctcaccTTCCCTGAACCGTCTTTCCTGTGTTTGGccagttttgtttttctctctttcttcactCGCTCAGCAGAGGGAGCCAAATACTCAGGAGGGAAGGGTAACTGCTCACCCAGAATCACACACACAGGGCCACCAAAGAGTAACAGTCattcccacacacatacacacacagtacccAGAGTGATGTGTGTGAAGTCCATATAAACCAGGTGAGGTGATACaaagacaaaaagagagaaaatgaataaaatgacaaattaactGGTGACAAAAACAATGTGAGTAACTGAAAAACATGAGTGCAGGATGAGACGTATGGAGCGAGTATGAATGGAGGTGTGGTGTACTCACAGTGTTGAGATACTGTGCCGGAGCAGATGACTGGAGAGGAACCGTACCAGAGCGGGACAGGAGTGAGAGGTGAGGAGATGAGGACGACGGGACGGGAGGAACCCCAGGACTCctccttctgaaaaaaaaaaaatgtattgaagaCACAGAgctatactaataaaaaaaaaacaaagcacgtTATCTTGATAAAACTTGgaaaaaagcaaaacagaaagTGGCCACACCtgtctcaaatgtaatttaattcagCAACAAGCAACATTTCAGactaatttgttattttagttgagacttttttttttttaagtgaattaacattttacattccTAATTTATTCCGAACTTTTCAAAATTGCATTATCTGTCACTGCCTATGAGTTACTATGCTCTATAAAGTTTTGTGGATTTACaatttttcactttcacaaatcTTTTCCAGTCAGATGCTCATTACTTTTAAGCAGCTTATAACTGGCCATTTTAGTTAATTTGCACtacaaaaataatgcatttttttttgtaattctgacTGTCAAAATTCAAAAGGCAcacatgcattaaaatgtttattcaacaGCCCATGAAAAGTCTCTATACTTGGTCTGTAAAACCTATTAttaattttgcttttttaaaacacCCCTTATGCTCACCCAGGccgcatttatttgctcaaaaacacagtaaatagagtagcattataaaatattattacaacttcaaataaatgttttccatttaaattagagctgtcaaatgattatttgtgattaatcacatccacaATAATATttcgtttacataatatatatatgtgtgtactgtgtatatttattatgtgcatgaaaatatttacatatatttacattcatatttttataatatatttgaatatattgaataCATGAACATAGCATATTCGTCTTAAATATAGACAtggatgtttgtgtatttatgtaataaatattcaccataaacacatatattatgtaaacaaaaacatttattttggatgtgattaatcgcgattaatcatttgacagccctaatttaaatgtatattaaaatgctacatattcctgtgatggcaaaactgaattttcaacatcattactctagtcttcagtgtcacgtgattcagaaatcattctaatttgttAATTTTGCGCTCAAGAAAATCTGTCAAATCCACAAAAACATCTATTTGTTGCAAACTCACTTCTTCCCTgcttccctgtctctctctctggctcCTTCTCCATCACTGTCGGAGGAAACAGTTGCATCAGAATCTGAAAACGAAAACAATCTTAGCACAGAAAACTTCTTGAAGATTCCTAGAGGTTTGCAGACGAGCGTTTTCATTAGAGACCTACCGGAAGACTCTTCATCCACCCGTTCATACTGCAAAAGTCTGTCCAACAGAAAACTGACACAAACAAAATTGTTCATTATGTGCATGTAGGTCAAGCAGAAGGAAGGCATTTGATAACTCTGATAACAAGACTACAGGTTCTACCTTTTGTCTCTAGAAACTTTTAATAGTTTCCTCTGAGCTCTTCTCAGCTCTTCCTGAAAACACTCTTGCTCCTGAACAGAAAATGAAGCCAGAGGGTTAACAACAGtctgaaataatgaataaaatattatcattGAAAAAATAGATACTCACATATACCAGAAACTTTAATTTGCGTTTgagatttttgtattttctcttgTAATCCACCTCTACTTCAGCTTGCCCGTTCATTTCTGATACTTAAACGAATATTTAACGTCGTTTGTAAAATAATTAGTTTATATGGGTTTGAGATCGAAACTGTACTGTTTTCCTCCAAATGTTAATGTCTATGTTCGTTCAGAATGATATAA is a window of Carassius auratus strain Wakin chromosome 16, ASM336829v1, whole genome shotgun sequence DNA encoding:
- the ino80e gene encoding INO80 complex subunit E isoform X3, which gives rise to MLSEMNGQAEVEVDYKRKYKNLKRKLKFLVYEQECFQEELRRAQRKLLKVSRDKSFLLDRLLQYERVDEESSDSDATVSSDSDGEGARERDREAGKKRRSPGVPPVPSSSSPHLSLLSRSGTVPLQSSAPAQYLNTVVGPLTSSYPAGSGAAGGASGPFSWVPQQMLSEDAAEEEGDSEGESDRGEEERGEGDEAELVIDIPNE
- the ino80e gene encoding INO80 complex subunit E isoform X1, yielding MLSEMNGQAEVEVDYKRKYKNLKRKLKFLVYEQECFQEELRRAQRKLLKVSRDKSFLLDRLLQYERVDEESSDSDATVSSDSDGEGARERDREAGKKRRSPGVPPVPSSSSPHLSLLSRSGTVPLQSSAPAQYLNTLPFPPEYLAPSAERVKKERKTKLAKHRKDGSGKVVGPLTSSYPAGSGAAGGASGPFSWVPQQMLSEDAAEEEGDSEGESDRGEEERGEGDEAELVIDIPNE
- the ino80e gene encoding INO80 complex subunit E isoform X2; the encoded protein is MNGQAEVEVDYKRKYKNLKRKLKFLVYEQECFQEELRRAQRKLLKVSRDKSFLLDRLLQYERVDEESSDSDATVSSDSDGEGARERDREAGKKRRSPGVPPVPSSSSPHLSLLSRSGTVPLQSSAPAQYLNTLPFPPEYLAPSAERVKKERKTKLAKHRKDGSGKVVGPLTSSYPAGSGAAGGASGPFSWVPQQMLSEDAAEEEGDSEGESDRGEEERGEGDEAELVIDIPNE